One segment of Formicincola oecophyllae DNA contains the following:
- a CDS encoding RrF2 family transcriptional regulator — protein MKLTVHTDYALRTLIYLGVQYEEANLAPQAGAGETAPPLVPLAEIARVYEISTNHLVKVIHSLGQGGFITTVRGRAGGVRLARAPSAINLGAVVRHTEGALAIVPCLKGPAVAGGCASATAGGMCLLAGGCALTSVLASAQEGFMAALDRQSLADIVTPYEKERIMKRAK, from the coding sequence GATTACGCCCTCCGCACGCTCATCTACCTGGGTGTGCAGTATGAGGAGGCGAACCTTGCACCCCAGGCTGGCGCAGGCGAAACCGCGCCCCCCTTGGTGCCTTTGGCAGAGATTGCGCGCGTTTACGAAATCTCCACCAACCATTTGGTGAAGGTCATCCACAGCCTGGGGCAGGGGGGGTTCATTACCACCGTGCGCGGGCGCGCAGGCGGCGTGCGGTTGGCGCGCGCGCCTTCGGCCATCAATCTGGGCGCTGTGGTGCGCCACACTGAAGGGGCGCTGGCCATCGTGCCCTGCTTGAAAGGGCCTGCCGTGGCCGGGGGCTGCGCTAGCGCCACGGCGGGCGGCATGTGCCTGCTGGCAGGGGGCTGCGCGCTGACAAGCGTTCTGGCCAGCGCCCAGGAGGGCTTCATGGCGGCCCTGGACAGGCAGAGCCTGGCCGACATTGTGACCCCTTATGAAAAAGAGCGCATCATGAAACGAGCAAAATGA